TGAATGGTACGCCCAACGGGACCTGATCCTCGCCCTGGACGTCGATCACTTCGGCTGGCTCCAGGAAGGCGCCCCGGATCACGGTTCCCTCAAGAAAGTTCGGATGCTCCGCAGCTTCGATCCCCACATGACAGGCCGCAGCTCCTTGGACCTCGGCATCGAGGACCCCTGGTATGGCGGCCACACAGACTTCGACAACACCTGGACGCTCATCAAAGCCGCGATCCCAGGGATAGTGCAACACGCCAAGGCAGCAATCGCCTCCGCGGACGGAGCCTCAGGCCACGAGCACCAACAGGTAACCTCTATGACATGACCCCTGCACCCGTGATCATCGCTGTTGACGGCAGGTCCGGCGCAGGAAAAACCACCCTGGCCGTTGAACTGGCGGCCCGGTTGCGGCAGCACCACAAGGTTTCGCTGTTCCACCTGGAAGACATCTACCCCGGCTGGAACGGCCTCATGCCCGGCATTGAGCGCTATGTGGCCACAGTCCTCGCGCCGCTGAGCGACGGCCTGGCCGCGGAGTGGACCAGCTGGGACTGGGAAAAGCATTACGACGGCGGCCTGAACGTTACGCTGCCCGCCGAGATCGTCATCGTGGAAGGCGTGGGCGCTGCGGCGGACGCTGCCCGACCCATGCTGGATGCCGTGGTGTGGGTGGAAGCCTCCGGCGACGAGCGCCGGCGTCGAGCTTTGACTCGTGACGGAAGCACCTACGAACCGTACTGGGACAGCTGGGCGGCCCAGGAGGATGAGTGGCTTTCCACCGATCAGGTGATCAGCGCGGCCGACATCCACGTGAAGAACCTTGCCGACGGCAACGCCCCTGACGATGTCCTGCGAACCCTGATGTACCTGCCTTCGGTTGCTTCGATTTTGTCGCCGGAACTCAGTGCGCGGCGGGGACTTCAGTTGCGGTCCGAGCGCCTGGAGGCAGCGCCCGATGCGGCGCTCCTGTTCGAGACACTCTACGGCCGGTCCACCAACGCGGTATGGCTGGATTCTTCCAACGCTTCAGCCGTCGCCGGCCGATCCCAAGCGGCCGCCCGCAGCCGCTTCAGCATCCTGGCGGACGACGGCGGCACGTTCGGCCAGTCGGTCATGCACCGCTCCGGCGCTACCCAAGTGACTGCGGGGTCTGCCTCCGTGACCACCTCCGGGCCGTTCTTCCGCTGGCTCGATTCCGTCTGGGGCCGCCGCGCCGTCCGAGCACCCCGCGGTTACGACGGCCAGTTCACGCTGGGCTGGCTCGGGTACCTCGGCTACGAACTCAAGCGCGAAACCGGCGGCAACGATGTCCCCTCCGACACGCCCGATGCGGCGCTGCTCTTCGCCGGGCGTGCTGTGGTGCTGGATCATCGCGAACAAACTGTCTGGCTGCTGGCCCTGGACGCATCCGACGCCGGGGAATGGATGCGCGAGGCTCGCACCGCCGTCGAGGCTGCCGCGGCCGGTCCGGTCTCTTCCGTCGCGGGCTCATTGAGTGCGGAGCCTGCCGGCGGCCCTGAGTTCGTCAGCCGGGACTCCGCGACGGATTACAAGCGCAAAATCGCGGACTCCCAGCATGAGATCAGCGAAGGCAACTCCTACGAGATCTGCCTGACCACCACCTTGGAAGCCGCCGCCGGGAACCTGGATCCATGGAGCAGCTATCTGGCACTGCGACGCCGGAACCCGGCACCGTTCGCCAGCTACCTCCGCTTCGGCGAGCTGGTGGTCGCCAGCACGTCGCCCGAGCGCTTCCTCCGCATACTGTCCGACGGCGGCATGCGCGCCGAACCGATCAAGGGGACCCGGCGCCGATCATCCGATGCCTCCGAAGATGCTGCGTTGCGGCAGGATCTTGAGACGTCGCTGAAGGACCGAGCAGAGAACATCATGATCGTGGACCTTCTGCGCAACGACCTCAGTCATTTCGCTATCCCGGGTTCTGTGACGGTCAGCCGGCTGTGCGCCATCGAGAGCTACGCCACGGTCCACCAAATGGTGAGCACCATTGACGCGCACCTTCGTCCGGGTGCTCCGCGGGCGGAAGCCTTGGCCGCAGCCTTCCCGGCCGGGTCCATGACAGGTGCGCCGAAAATCAGCACCATGGACATCCTGGACCAACTCGAATCCGGGCCGCGTGGAATCTACTCGGGCGCCATCGGCTACTTCTCGCTGAACGCGGCCACGGACCTCGCGGTGGTGATCCGCACGCTGGTGGTAAACCCTGACGGCGCAGGCGGGCGAACCCTGTCACTGGGCGTGGGAGGGGCCATCACCGCCGATTCCGTGGCCGACGACGAGTACGAGGAAATCCGGACCAAGGCGTACGGCGTGCTGTCCACGCTGGGCGCTGATTTCCCTGGCTGAGTCTTTACTGGAGCGTCGCCGTCAATCTGGCCACGTTATCCACATACTTGGCCAACGGGGGTCTATCCATCCAGTCGTCCAACATAAGCTCACGGGACACCTCTCGATACGTGGACTCCACGGCCCGCATGAGGTTCACGGTTTCGGCGCCGAGGAGCATCACCGAGACCTCCATGTTCAGTGAGAAGGAGCGCATGTCCATGTTGCTGGAACCAAGAACAGCCACCTCGTCATCAATGGTGAAGTGCTTGGCGTGGAGGACGTACGGCGCCCGGTACAGGTAGATCCGCACTCCGGCGTCCAGCAAGGCCTCGTAGTAGGAGCGCTGGGCGTGGTGAACCAGGAATTGATCGCCCTTCTCGGACACGAAGAGTTCCACGTCAACGCCTCGCTGCGCGGCGGTGGTGATGGCGTAGAGCAAGGAGTCATCAGGGACAAAGTACGGACTGCAGATGGAGATTCTGTGCTGTGCGGAGTAGATCAGGGTATTGAACAAGCGAAGGTTGTTTTCGGTAGCGAACCCCGGACCACTAGGTACTACTTGGGCAGTGACACGGCCTGGAGCCGGCTGGGTGGGCAGGCGCAACTGGTCCTCAAGGGATTCGTCCGTTTCGCTGAGCCAGTCCGTGGCGAACACGACGTTGAGGGTAGCCACGATAGGCCCCTCGAGGCGGGACATGAGCTCAACCCATTTGCGGCCAATCTTGTGGTGCTTGGGATTGTTGTAAGAGGGCTCGATCAGGTTCTGCGAGCCGGTGAAGGCAATCTCGCCGTCGATCACCATGATCTTGCGGTGATTCCTGAGGTCCGGGCGCCGCCATTGACCGTGGATGGGCAGCAGCGGAAGCATCCGCTTCCACTGGATCTTGCCCGCTTTGAGGCGGCGGATCAGGCGACGGTACCCCTTGACGCGCAGCGTTCCAATGTGGTCGAAGAGCAGCCTGACGGTGACACCCCGCTCAGCTGCGTTCTCGAGCTCGGTGAGCAGTTCGTCCGTCACGGAGTCACTGCTCATGATGTAGAACTCGGCGTTGATGTAGCTCTTGGCGCCCTTGACCGCTTCGGCCATGGCTTTGATGGATTCCTGGTACCCGGGAATCAGCTCAACCTTGTTGCCATCAACCATGGGCAGCGATCCGAGCCGATGGTTCAGCTCACCCGCCGACTTCACCCACTCCGGACCCGAGTAAACGCTCACCGGATCGGCAAGATCGGACGTTACGGCCCGAACGCGGCGATTTACTTCTTCCTGCTGCTCACGCCTGCGCTTGGACAACTTGAAATTGCCGAAAAGAAGGAACAGGACGAAGCCTACGGATGGGATGAGGAACACAGCCAAGAGCCAAGCCATGGCGGTGGTGGGACGGCGGTTGCCGGGAATGATGCCCAGAAGGACGATGCGCATGACCACTTCCGCAATGGCCCACGCGCCCAGCAACCAGGTCCACTCCTGGCCAAACGGAAAAGGAAAGAGCACGCGACAAACCCCCACGGTCCAAGAACAACAGTGACCACAGCCTATCCGGCAAAGTCATCCGCCACGGCCCAGCACTAAGCTGGGACCATGACTTCACCTGCTCCCACGGTCTTGGTCTTCCTTGACCCTGCCTTCGAAAACGGACGCATTGCCGACTCCAGCCAGCCCCAACTCATGGCTACGGACCTTGGCGCAACCCGAGGCGACGGCGTGTTCGAATCACTCTTGGCTGTTCAAGGACGCCCCCGCAAGGTCCAGGCCCACCTGAACCGGCTGAGCAGTTCCGCCGCAGCCCTGGACCTGGTTCTTCCGGAGCAGGATGCCTGGCGCAAGGCGATCGACACCGCCATCAACGAGTTCCGTGACGCGCACCCCTCCCCTACTCCGGAGGAGGACGAGGTTGTGGTCA
This genomic interval from Paenarthrobacter aurescens TC1 contains the following:
- a CDS encoding Low molecular weight phosphotyrosine protein phosphatase (identified by match to protein family HMM PF01451) — encoded protein: MYSTTSPYRIITVCTGNICRSPMAALMLTEAFDAEGLGELVVVDSAGTTGYEVGHPIDPRAARVLTAQHLASENHVAREWRHEWYAQRDLILALDVDHFGWLQEGAPDHGSLKKVRMLRSFDPHMTGRSSLDLGIEDPWYGGHTDFDNTWTLIKAAIPGIVQHAKAAIASADGASGHEHQQVTSMT
- the pabB gene encoding para-aminobenzoate synthase, component I (identified by match to protein family HMM PF00425; match to protein family HMM PF04715; match to protein family HMM TIGR00553), which produces MTPAPVIIAVDGRSGAGKTTLAVELAARLRQHHKVSLFHLEDIYPGWNGLMPGIERYVATVLAPLSDGLAAEWTSWDWEKHYDGGLNVTLPAEIVIVEGVGAAADAARPMLDAVVWVEASGDERRRRALTRDGSTYEPYWDSWAAQEDEWLSTDQVISAADIHVKNLADGNAPDDVLRTLMYLPSVASILSPELSARRGLQLRSERLEAAPDAALLFETLYGRSTNAVWLDSSNASAVAGRSQAAARSRFSILADDGGTFGQSVMHRSGATQVTAGSASVTTSGPFFRWLDSVWGRRAVRAPRGYDGQFTLGWLGYLGYELKRETGGNDVPSDTPDAALLFAGRAVVLDHREQTVWLLALDASDAGEWMREARTAVEAAAAGPVSSVAGSLSAEPAGGPEFVSRDSATDYKRKIADSQHEISEGNSYEICLTTTLEAAAGNLDPWSSYLALRRRNPAPFASYLRFGELVVASTSPERFLRILSDGGMRAEPIKGTRRRSSDASEDAALRQDLETSLKDRAENIMIVDLLRNDLSHFAIPGSVTVSRLCAIESYATVHQMVSTIDAHLRPGAPRAEALAAAFPAGSMTGAPKISTMDILDQLESGPRGIYSGAIGYFSLNAATDLAVVIRTLVVNPDGAGGRTLSLGVGGAITADSVADDEYEEIRTKAYGVLSTLGADFPG
- a CDS encoding cardiolipin synthetase (identified by match to protein family HMM PF00614) is translated as MRIVLLGIIPGNRRPTTAMAWLLAVFLIPSVGFVLFLLFGNFKLSKRRREQQEEVNRRVRAVTSDLADPVSVYSGPEWVKSAGELNHRLGSLPMVDGNKVELIPGYQESIKAMAEAVKGAKSYINAEFYIMSSDSVTDELLTELENAAERGVTVRLLFDHIGTLRVKGYRRLIRRLKAGKIQWKRMLPLLPIHGQWRRPDLRNHRKIMVIDGEIAFTGSQNLIEPSYNNPKHHKIGRKWVELMSRLEGPIVATLNVVFATDWLSETDESLEDQLRLPTQPAPGRVTAQVVPSGPGFATENNLRLFNTLIYSAQHRISICSPYFVPDDSLLYAITTAAQRGVDVELFVSEKGDQFLVHHAQRSYYEALLDAGVRIYLYRAPYVLHAKHFTIDDEVAVLGSSNMDMRSFSLNMEVSVMLLGAETVNLMRAVESTYREVSRELMLDDWMDRPPLAKYVDNVARLTATLQ